A stretch of Pseudomonas sp. CCC3.1 DNA encodes these proteins:
- a CDS encoding nitronate monooxygenase, translating to MSQWPDSRFIDLVGITNPIIQGPMLGAGADVMIGVAKAGGLGSLACATLSHDAIRAEVSAFRAESEQPFNLNFFCHQSPEYDEACVQQWKSLFKPYYDELGADYDAPTPVSSRAPFDEATCALVEELRPAVVSFHFSLPAPELIARVKACGAKILSAATTVEEAQWLEQHGCDAIIAMGYEAGGHRAMFLSTELTTQIGTFALVPQIVDAVSVPVIAAGGIADARGIAAAFALGASAVQIGTAYLFCPQANIAKPHYRALREASASDTALTNLFTGRPARGIMNRVMRELGPINPQAPAFPLAGGVLLPLKAKSEPAGSGDFINLWAGQAFPLSPGRTAELSSYELTRKLLDDYAARSTGK from the coding sequence ATGTCCCAATGGCCTGACTCACGCTTTATCGACTTGGTAGGCATTACCAACCCCATCATTCAAGGCCCTATGCTCGGCGCCGGGGCTGATGTGATGATCGGCGTAGCGAAAGCGGGCGGCCTGGGCTCTCTGGCCTGTGCCACCTTGAGTCACGACGCGATTCGTGCAGAGGTTTCAGCCTTTCGCGCCGAGAGCGAACAGCCATTCAATCTGAATTTTTTCTGCCATCAGTCCCCTGAATACGACGAAGCTTGCGTGCAGCAGTGGAAGTCGCTGTTCAAGCCTTATTACGACGAGTTGGGCGCCGACTATGACGCGCCAACCCCGGTTTCGAGCCGGGCGCCTTTTGATGAGGCCACCTGTGCTCTGGTCGAAGAGCTGCGCCCGGCAGTGGTCAGTTTTCACTTCTCGCTCCCAGCCCCCGAACTGATCGCGCGGGTCAAAGCCTGTGGGGCAAAGATTCTCAGCGCCGCGACCACCGTTGAAGAAGCCCAATGGCTTGAGCAACACGGCTGCGACGCGATCATTGCGATGGGCTACGAAGCCGGTGGTCATCGAGCAATGTTTTTAAGCACTGAACTGACCACCCAAATCGGCACCTTTGCCCTGGTGCCGCAAATCGTCGATGCAGTCTCGGTGCCTGTGATTGCTGCAGGCGGCATTGCCGATGCGCGAGGGATTGCCGCCGCGTTTGCCTTGGGCGCCAGCGCGGTGCAAATCGGCACCGCGTACTTGTTTTGCCCGCAGGCAAACATAGCCAAGCCGCATTACCGGGCACTGCGCGAAGCCAGCGCCAGTGACACCGCGCTGACCAACCTGTTCACCGGGCGTCCAGCGCGCGGAATTATGAACCGGGTCATGCGCGAGCTCGGCCCGATCAACCCGCAGGCCCCGGCTTTCCCGTTGGCAGGTGGGGTGCTGCTGCCACTGAAGGCCAAGTCCGAGCCTGCCGGTTCCGGTGATTTCATCAACCTGTGGGCGGGGCAGGCATTTCCCCTGAGCCCTGGCCGAACTGCCGAGCTATCGTCCTATGAGCTGACCCGCAAGCTGCTGGACGATTACGCCGCACGCTCCACCGGTAAATAA
- a CDS encoding L,D-transpeptidase family protein translates to MIKKHAYYLTLVLLAAPLVALADELPVEPLNPVQVALAQLPQACPTLAVSINEPSKALLQAFYQSQNNQPIWADKGRLTALQGALATLADDGLDPQNYPLPNTQDLCADIDTSRQYLQALQDLHYGRLPQARFEPVWHSNEMTPDRSQILAIAGPGLHDVAQAFALARPGFELYQNLRNVYARQRQLPLHKWQSIADGALLRPGMQDPRIPALAQRLLSEGYLDHLPATPNNVYSNELVSAVKSFQLNHSLQADGVVGAGTVKELNVSPATRLEQLRINLERFRWMAQDFEPSILLINVPAAQLTVYQNGSPVWQTRTQVGRADRQTPLLKSRVTRLTLNPTWTIPPTIFKEDKLPQIRRDSSFLSRHDLQVIDSNGQPLSPQSIDWDRPGNILLRQGAGPRNPLGRIVLRFPNPFSVYLHDTPSQALFSKGPRAFSSGCVRVESVFQLRDLLVTPAEKTRTEDLLATGLTHEFRLSNPMPILMSYWTAQADKNGKVVYAPDIYNRDPALIAALANKR, encoded by the coding sequence TTGATCAAAAAACACGCATATTACTTGACACTTGTCTTGCTCGCTGCGCCGCTGGTCGCACTGGCCGATGAGCTGCCAGTCGAGCCCTTGAACCCGGTGCAAGTGGCATTGGCGCAATTGCCGCAGGCATGCCCGACCTTGGCCGTCAGTATCAACGAGCCTTCAAAGGCCCTGTTGCAGGCTTTTTACCAAAGCCAGAATAACCAGCCAATCTGGGCCGACAAGGGGCGCCTGACCGCCTTGCAAGGTGCATTGGCTACCCTGGCTGACGATGGCCTTGACCCGCAAAACTACCCTTTGCCCAACACACAGGACCTGTGTGCCGACATCGACACCAGTCGCCAGTACCTGCAAGCCTTGCAAGACCTGCACTACGGCCGTTTGCCGCAAGCCCGTTTCGAGCCCGTCTGGCATTCCAATGAAATGACGCCAGATCGCAGCCAGATTCTGGCAATTGCCGGGCCGGGGCTGCACGATGTGGCCCAGGCGTTTGCCTTGGCCCGTCCGGGGTTTGAGCTTTACCAGAACCTGCGCAACGTTTATGCCCGCCAGCGTCAGTTGCCGTTGCATAAATGGCAGTCAATAGCGGATGGCGCCTTGCTGCGTCCCGGTATGCAAGACCCGCGGATCCCCGCGTTGGCCCAGCGCCTGCTCAGTGAAGGCTATCTCGATCACTTGCCGGCAACGCCCAATAACGTGTACAGCAATGAATTGGTGTCTGCGGTTAAAAGCTTTCAACTCAACCACTCCTTGCAGGCCGATGGGGTCGTCGGCGCGGGCACGGTGAAAGAACTGAATGTCAGCCCGGCAACCCGGCTTGAGCAACTGCGCATCAACCTGGAGCGTTTTCGCTGGATGGCCCAGGATTTCGAGCCTTCGATCTTGCTGATCAACGTGCCAGCAGCGCAGTTGACGGTCTACCAGAATGGCTCGCCGGTGTGGCAAACCCGCACTCAGGTCGGGCGTGCGGATCGCCAGACGCCGTTGCTTAAATCGCGAGTGACCCGTCTGACCCTGAACCCGACCTGGACCATTCCGCCGACTATTTTCAAAGAAGACAAACTGCCGCAGATTCGCCGCGATTCGTCCTTCTTGAGCCGCCATGACTTGCAGGTCATCGACAGCAATGGTCAGCCGCTGTCGCCGCAGAGTATTGACTGGGATCGCCCCGGCAATATCTTGCTGCGCCAGGGCGCCGGGCCTAGAAACCCCTTGGGCCGGATCGTGCTGCGTTTCCCCAACCCATTTTCGGTGTACCTGCACGACACGCCGAGCCAGGCGCTGTTCAGCAAAGGCCCCCGGGCATTCAGTTCGGGGTGTGTACGGGTTGAATCAGTGTTCCAGTTACGAGATTTGCTGGTCACGCCTGCAGAAAAAACCCGCACTGAAGACTTGCTGGCCACCGGCTTGACCCATGAATTTCGGTTGTCCAATCCGATGCCGATCCTGATGAGCTACTGGACGGCGCAAGCCGACAAAAATGGCAAAGTGGTGTACGCCCCGGACATCTACAACCGAGACCCGGCGTTGATAGCCGCATTGGCCAATAAACGCTGA
- a CDS encoding LysR family transcriptional regulator yields the protein MDSLNGFVVFVQVAETRSFVAAGRLLGVSASAVGKSVARLEEKLGVRLFHRSTRSVTLTAEGMLFLERSRRILAEIEAAQQELSHASSAPRGRLRVSLPLVSSLVLPVLGEFMRAYPEIELDLDFSDRMVDVIEEGFDAVVRTGEPVDSRLSARRLGTFEMRVVAAPEYLAQRGTPQVPADLLHHTCMHYRWPTSGKLQTWALRQAPGEPELQLPTSMICNNIETRVCFALQGLGITYLPEFAIHEPLADGRLTLILGDYVACSGVFHVLWPASKHPSPKVRALVDFLCAHVFPNAVAAG from the coding sequence ATGGACAGCCTCAATGGCTTCGTAGTGTTTGTTCAGGTTGCCGAAACCCGCAGTTTCGTGGCGGCGGGCCGCCTGTTGGGGGTGTCGGCCTCGGCAGTGGGTAAAAGCGTGGCGCGGCTTGAAGAAAAGCTTGGGGTGCGGCTTTTCCACCGCAGTACGCGCAGTGTGACGTTGACTGCTGAGGGGATGCTGTTTCTGGAGCGCAGCCGCCGCATCCTGGCCGAAATTGAAGCTGCGCAGCAGGAGTTGTCACACGCTTCATCTGCGCCACGGGGGCGCCTGCGCGTGAGTCTGCCGTTGGTGAGCTCACTGGTATTGCCGGTGCTCGGCGAGTTTATGCGTGCCTACCCTGAGATCGAACTGGACCTGGATTTCTCTGACCGCATGGTCGATGTGATCGAAGAGGGTTTCGACGCCGTGGTGCGCACCGGAGAGCCTGTCGACTCAAGGCTGTCAGCCCGCCGTCTGGGGACCTTTGAGATGCGCGTAGTGGCCGCGCCCGAGTACCTTGCGCAGCGCGGGACGCCACAGGTACCTGCCGATTTGCTGCATCACACTTGCATGCATTACCGCTGGCCCACCAGCGGCAAGCTGCAAACGTGGGCGCTGCGTCAGGCGCCCGGCGAGCCCGAGTTGCAACTGCCAACCTCGATGATCTGCAACAACATCGAGACTCGCGTGTGTTTTGCGCTGCAAGGGCTGGGCATCACCTACCTGCCAGAATTCGCCATCCATGAGCCGCTGGCCGATGGCCGCCTGACGCTGATTCTGGGTGATTATGTAGCGTGCAGCGGGGTGTTCCATGTGCTGTGGCCTGCCAGTAAACACCCTTCACCCAAGGTGCGGGCGCTGGTGGACTTCCTCTGCGCACACGTGTTCCCCAACGCCGTTGCTGCGGGTTGA
- a CDS encoding murein L,D-transpeptidase catalytic domain family protein, whose product MLILLRRLCLAAATLGAFSSPVFAATASSFQPVLFSSLAQAAPELNPQALKSALSAMQCAVNNGASQAEHLAVIDYSQPSTARRLWIFDLHKKTLVLRDLVAHGQNSGENFATQFSNSEGSYQSSLGLFRTQESYQGANGYSLRMDGLEPGINDRARDRDIVIHAASYVNPLWSQRQGRIGRSQGCPAVRPQVARKVVDTLKDGQFMFAWYPDQRWLKSSAYLNCKPHLVASIVSAKGS is encoded by the coding sequence ATGCTGATTTTATTGCGACGGCTTTGCTTGGCCGCCGCGACACTGGGCGCATTTTCAAGCCCGGTGTTCGCTGCCACCGCCAGCTCTTTTCAACCGGTATTGTTCTCCAGCCTTGCCCAAGCGGCCCCCGAACTCAACCCCCAAGCCCTCAAAAGCGCTCTCAGCGCCATGCAATGCGCCGTCAATAATGGCGCCAGCCAGGCCGAGCACCTGGCCGTAATTGATTACTCGCAACCCTCCACAGCACGACGACTGTGGATTTTTGACTTGCATAAAAAGACCCTGGTGCTGCGTGACTTGGTGGCCCATGGACAGAATTCCGGTGAAAACTTCGCCACTCAGTTCTCCAATAGCGAAGGCAGTTATCAATCCAGCCTGGGCTTGTTTCGTACCCAGGAAAGCTATCAAGGCGCCAACGGTTACTCCCTGCGCATGGACGGACTAGAGCCGGGCATCAACGACCGCGCCCGTGATCGCGACATCGTGATTCATGCCGCCAGCTATGTGAACCCGCTGTGGAGCCAGCGTCAGGGCCGCATCGGCCGCAGCCAGGGCTGCCCTGCCGTGCGCCCGCAAGTCGCGCGCAAAGTGGTAGACACACTCAAGGACGGACAGTTCATGTTTGCTTGGTATCCCGATCAGCGCTGGTTGAAATCCTCGGCCTACCTGAACTGCAAGCCGCACTTGGTGGCGAGTATTGTTTCCGCGAAAGGGAGCTGA